Proteins co-encoded in one Pseudophryne corroboree isolate aPseCor3 chromosome 1, aPseCor3.hap2, whole genome shotgun sequence genomic window:
- the TCN2 gene encoding transcobalamin-2: MAVSWPVLVILVQAFIVQVKLCEIPEGNTRLIRSLNLKLLRTMLDVHHDANPSVYVGLRLSEDHNLEKEDEYFKRLKTSVETISRSSLNIKEGEPRTGLLALHLLAQKASCEVTDTHVRNRLITHLKYHLHREKENIALHNKPLSSYYQYSLGILAMCVSDKTMDRHVIHKLILAAEHNQLGHGESISIDTEAMAGLALLCVKKRSSYPRELIEEIKREVKNIKEKILASQRPEGQLGNIYSTPLAVQFLSQLIGKKTKESCSKAMSALVEAMKQGKFSNPGMMSQLIPVLHHKSYMDVANVQCGKIENDPLVIPTSTSPPNTDIGEDLIQVRLVVEGQKFNKLFEVHSQSSLLDILKTARKQNSDFSFETKDSLHGPFLMSVNDVKGYWQLLRDPDVSLLEGIADYKPKNGETIILRPGSL; encoded by the exons ATGGCTGTCAGCTGGCCAGTCCTGGTCATTTTGGTGCAAGCTTTTATTGTGCAAGTGAAGTTATGCG AAATTCCTGAAGGAAACACACGTCTGATCAGGTCTTTGAATCTAAAGTTATTAAGAACAATGCTGGATGTGCATCACGATGCCAATCCCAGTGTCTATGTTGGACTTCGTCTTTCTGAAGATCACAATCTGGAAAAAGAGGATGAGTACTTTAAGAGACTAAAAACTTCAGTGGAGACCATATCCCGGAG CAGCCTAAATATCAAGGAAGGTGAGCCAAGGACTGGACTACTTGCTCTCCATTTGCTGGCTCAGAAGGCTTCTTGTGAGGTTACAGACACACATGTAAGGAACAGGTTAATCACACATCTGAAATACCACCTTCACCGTGAAAAGGAAAATATAG CCCTGCATAACAAACCCTTATCCAGCTACTATCAGTACAGTCTGGGTATTCTGGCTATGTGCGTCAGTGACAAGACGATGGACAGACACGTGATACACAAGCTCATCCTTGCAGCAGAACACAATCAGTTGGGCCACGGAGAATCCATCTCTATAG ATACAGAGGCGATGGCTGGCTTAGCACTcctatgtgtgaaaaaacgcagtagTTATCCCCGTGAGCTCATCGAGGAAATCAAGCGGGAGGTTAAAAATATTAAAGAAAAGATTTTGGCATCTCAGAGGCCTGAGGGGCAGCTGGGAAACATCTACAGCACCCCACTTGCTGTGCAG TTTCTCTCACAATtgattggcaaaaaaacaaaagaaTCCTGTTCTAAGGCAATGTCTGccctggtggaagccatgaagcaaGGAAAGTTCTCTAACCCGGGGATGATGTCCCAGCTAATACCTGTTTTGCACCATAAATCTTACATGGATGTGGCTAATGTACAATGTGGAAAAATTGAAA ACGATCCATTGGTAATCCCCACTTCAACCTCCCCACCCAATACTGACATTGGTGAAGATCTGATCCAGGTCCGGCTGGTGGTAGAAGGCCAGAAGTTCAATAAACTCTTTGAAGTCCATTCACAGTCCTCACTCCTTGACATACTCAAAACCGCACGGAAACAGAATTCAGATTTCTC ATTTGAAACAAAAGACTCACTGCACGGACCTTTCCTGATGTCAGTCAATGATGTCAAGGGCTATTGGCAGCTTCTCAGGGATCCAGATGTTTCCTTGTTAGAAG gtattgctgattacAAGCCCAAGAATGGTGAAACGATCATCCTGCGACCTGGATCGTTATGA